A single window of Aspergillus oryzae RIB40 DNA, chromosome 8 DNA harbors:
- a CDS encoding putative C6 transcription factor (predicted protein): MFQAESHSHDKIAEKVLECKQLARDVKKKRPSRGCLPANLYRSFPDRRVMDELIEIYFATFESCYRILYAPSFREDYRSYINHPESARGPLLLQLALLMALTGTLHRDVNIRSEMMSKASTWIHIAQTWLSAPLEKDRLTLEGIQLHCLLLLARQVSRIGADLVWISAGSLVRIAMQMGLHQDPDCLEEMSITQKKIRRRLWYTILEINVQSALDSGMVPMITDIDYNTQPPSIAINGEAQDNTQVNTSNGMSFQHLLAKSLPLRLRATRVINNLQDEPSYDEVLALGDELALECGKAAMAIEHDVSDTDTRSVSFASSFCNHLLRRFPLCLHYRYAVKAKKNPIYCYSQKACLSGAQSLLLLLEDDMYHRLLLTGGGMFRDLITWGAMFIFLELCPEPDADMSMFARKTNRARNQPLLQDARRVVQYARDRMWNGETNVKVYVCLSMMMAQAEARLGGLPVKDAITKALHESLGECHSLLKAMAADSSVSTTDPVLDSWASSGLMMPLFADLDADFDFLGDGNVDMSFLDTCFDLQ, from the coding sequence ATGTTCCAGGCGGAAAGTCACAGTCATGACAAAATCGCTGAGAAGGTCCTCGAATGCAAACAGCTCGCTCGGGACGTTAAGAAGAAACGTCCAAGTAGAGGATGTCTCCCGGCTAATCTCTATCGATCCTTTCCCGACCGACGCGTGATGGATGAACTGATTGAGATCTATTTTGCTACCTTCGAATCGTGCTACCGTATTCTGTACGCCCCCTCGTTCCGAGAGGACTACAGGAGCTATATAAACCATCCAGAATCAGCAAGGGGTCCTCTCCTGTTACAGCTTGCTCTTCTCATGGCCCTGACCGGTACATTACACCGAGATGTAAATATCCGCAGTGAGATGATGAGTAAAGCCTCCACGTGGATCCATATTGCTCAGACATGGCTTTCTGCACCATTGGAAAAAGACCGCTTGACATTGGAGGGCATCCAACTCCATTGTCTACTACTCCTTGCACGTCAGGTAAGTCGAATAGGAGCCGACTTGGTATGGATCTCTGCAGGCTCCCTTGTAAGAATAGCCATGCAGATGGGCTTACATCAAGATCCCGATTGTCTTGAGGAGATGAGCATAACACAGAAGAAGATTCGACGGAGACTGTGGTACACTATTCTAGAGATTAATGTGCAGTCGGCACTAGATTCGGGCATGGTACCCATGATTACAGATATAGACTACAATACCCAGCCGCCATCTATCGCCATTAACGGCGAGGCACAAGACAACACACAAGTAAATACTTCAAATGGGATGTCCTTTCAGCATCTATTGGCAAAATCATTACCTCTCAGATTGCGCGCGACCAGAGTCATCAACAATCTACAGGACGAACCATCATACGATGAGGTTCTGGCCCTTGGAGATGAACTAGCCTTGGAATGTGGCAAGGCTGCCATGGCAATTGAGCACGATGTCTCCGACACAGACACACGTTCTGTGAGCTTTGCATCCAGCTTCTGCAACCATCTCCTTCGTCGCTTTCCGCTGTGCCTTCATTACCGGTATGcggtcaaggccaagaaaaatCCGATTTATTGTTACTCCCAGAAAGCTTGCCTTTCGGGCGCCCAGAGCCTATTATtacttcttgaagatgatatGTATCACCGTCTTCTCCTCACCGGTGGTGGTATGTTTCGTGATCTCATCACCTGGGGAGCAATGTTTATTTTTCTCGAGTTATGCCCGGAGCCCGATGCAGACATGTCGATGTTTGCAAGGAAGACTAACCGCGCCCGCAATCAACCATTGCTACAAGATGCTCGTCGTGTGGTGCAGTACGCAAGAGACAGAATGTGGAACGGGGAAACGAATGTTAAAGTCTACGTCTGCCTCAGCATGATGATGGCCCAGGCCGAGGCTCGTCTGGGCGGCTTGCCTGTAAAGGATGCCATTACGAAGGCTCTGCACGAGAGTCTTGGTGAATGCCATAGTCTTTTGAAGGCTATGGCTGCTGATTCTTCCGTCAGTACAACGGATCCGGTTCTGGATTCATGGGCATCCAGCGGCCTGATGATGCCTTTATTTGCTGATTTGGATGCCGATTTTGACTTTTTGGGTGACGGAAACGTTGATATGAGCTTCCTAGACACTTGCTTTGATCTGCAGTGA
- a CDS encoding SDR family NAD(P)-dependent oxidoreductase (dehydrogenases with different specificities (related to short-chain alcohol dehydrogenases)): MHTGRAYIVTGGSSGMGQAVVKKLLSLSATVHTIDKAGQMPIVSLPDSDRLHFHPNIDISSHEKVTQTFESIIQQSPVISGLVNCAGIILPSNILEPVENFNKVMAVNVGGTWNMGTTYLRYVLERHADTMRDKKEGSVPEGIGSMVNIGSTASLFGSPGIASYCASKHAVLGLTRTWAKDFGDKGVRVNCVAPGATDTPLLGGVPPAFVDYYVKNVPLRRLARPEELANTVAFLLSDDASYINGQVIPVEGGFH; encoded by the coding sequence ATGCACACCGGCCGAGCTTACATAGTGACCGGGGGTTCATCAGGAATGGGCCAGGCTGTCGTGAAAAAGCTCCTCAGTCTATCGGCCACAGTGCACACGATCGACAAAGCCGGACAGATGCCAATCGTCTCCCTACCCGACTCTGACCGACTTCACTTCCACCCCAACATCGACATCAGCTCACATGAGAAAGTAACTCAGACGTTTGAATCAATCATACAACAATCCCCGGTGATCAGCGGCCTCGTCAACTGCGCGGGCATTATACTCCCGTCCAACATCCTCGAGCCAGTCGAGAACTTCAACAAAGTGATGGCAGTTAACGTCGGCGGAACATGGAATATGGGGACGACGTACCTACGCTATGTGTTGGAACGGCACGCAGATACCATGCGCgataaaaaggaaggctCAGTTCCGGAAGGAATCGGGAGTATGGTAAATATCGGATCCACTGCGTCTCTGTTTGGAAGTCCGGGCATTGCGTCCTACTGTGCAAGCAAGCATGCTGTTCTTGGGCTTACTCGCACATGGGCAAAGGACTTTGGGGATAAAGGGGTCAGGGTAAATTGTGTTGCGCCTGGGGCCACGGATACCCCCTTGCTTGGGGGTGTGCCGCCAGCTTTTGTCGATTATTATGTTAAGAATGTGCCGCTGAGGAGACTTGCCAGACCGGAGGAGTTAGCCAATACGGTTGCTTTCTTGCTCAGTGATGATGCTTCGTACATTAATGGGCAGGTTATTCCTGTGGAGGGTGGATTTCATTAG
- a CDS encoding uncharacterized protein (2-polyprenyl-6-methoxyphenol hydroxylase and related FAD-dependent oxidoreductases): MPQLKVLICGAGIAGNALAFWLSKLGHETTVIERFPKIRASGLQVDLRGPGIEVMRRMGLEEAFRARSVPEQGLQLVDDKDKSWGYFPANRSGRGLQSFTTDFEIMRGDLCQLLYDVTKDRVEYRFGFCVKKLAQTEDYVDVLFSDEGRERFDLVVGADGSGSHTRKMILDAGAKDPVHPLGVYAGYFTIQKSLQPGEGYNATAFIAPGNKGIMTRRADPHKYQAYLFCNPNSSHRLNSATKGDIEDEKKGLAEAFCGAGWKTSEILKGLVDADDFYCERMGVVTMDYWSQGRIVLVGDAAYCPTAMTGMGTTCGMAGAYVLAGEIGKHCGKGFKGGIPVPKNSITVALAEYEGRLRPFINTVQKGLTDNKNYMAKFPSSPLGVQMVYVLFWVASLLRLDFLAKWVLREDTKGWKLPEYKLMTDCACN; the protein is encoded by the coding sequence ATGCCACAACTCAAAGTCCTCATCTGCGGCGCAGGGATCGCAGGCAACGCCCTCGCATTCTGGCTCTCAAAGCTCGGCCACGAGACCACCGTCATCGAACGATTCCCGAAGATACGCGCCAGTGGCCTACAGGTCGACCTTCGCGGACCAGGCATTGAAGTGATGCGACGAATGGGCCtggaagaagctttccgCGCTCGGTCCGTCCCGGAGCAAGGTTTACAGCTCGTCGATGACAAGGATAAAAGCTGGGGATATTTCCCTGCTAACCGCTCCGGGAGAGGATTACAGAGCTTCACGACTGACTTTGAGATTATGAGAGGAGATTTATGTCAGCTTCTGTATGATGTTACGAAGGATCGTGTCGAATACCGCTTCGGGTTTTGCGTGAAGAAGCTAGCGCAGACGGAGGATTATGTTGATGTCCTTTTCTCGGATGAGGGAAGAGAGCGGTTCGATCTTGTTGTAGGGGCGGATGGATCCGGGTCTCACACTCGGAAGATGATACTGGATGCTGGTGCTAAAGACCCGGTTCATCCACTTGGGGTGTATGCTGGGTATTTCACGATCCAGAAGTCACTTCAACCTGGCGAGGGGTACAATGCAACTGCTTTTATTGCTCCCGGGAACAAAGGCATCATGACTCGCCGCGCCGATCCCCATAAATACCAAGCATATCTGTTCTGTAACCCGAATTCCTCTCACCGACTAAATAGCGCGACCAAGGGCGACATCgaagacgaaaagaaaggattgGCAGAGGCCTTCTGTGGGGCTGGGTGGAAGACAAGCGAGATTCTAAAAGGCCTAGTCGATGCCGACGACTTCTACTGTGAGCGGATGGGGGTTGTCACGATGGACTATTGGTCCCAAGGCCGCATTGTGCTTGTTGGCGATGCAGCTTACTGCCCGACCGCTATGACGGGCATGGGCACGACCTGTGGTATGGCCGGCGCCTATGTCCTCGCTGGCGAAATTGGGAAGCACTGTGGCAAGGGCTTCAAGGGAGGGATACCAGTTCCCAAAAATAGTATCACGGTTGCTCTGGCCGAGTATGAGGGAAGGCTTAGACCGTTCATCAATACGGTCCAGAAAGGGTTAACAGACAACAAAAATTACATGGCTAAGTTTCCATCATCCCCTCTTGGCGTTCAGATGGTTTACGTCCTCTTTTGGGTTGCATCTTTGTTGAGGCTCGACTTTCTTGCCAAATGGGTGTTGCGCGAAGATACGAAGGGTTGGAAACTCCCGGAGTATAAACTGATGACCGATTGTGCTTGCAACTGA
- a CDS encoding uncharacterized protein (predicted protein) has translation MKVSETDGEMLSVSVDKFNVCKIIRYAGQLTEIKELQKIGNGEDVFIINQGSLYISSGVGIGGKSYPRGISASASVTIFDQTGQFDARVDDSGFTGKGSIDRFKLGALEVSAASDVTKPATFDIAMTQDEQKIKVDGMIHYHDIKLLALVDADLQKLPPMFNAHLLLEFTGQYKIDFFFNASLGSVKSLSEVNLDFSALIEGDLFDLICDGVNSFLDRTQKLVDQGFDSAKQKLENELSEKNKELKSLQEDLERRDQGMKEHEKKRQHDLEEAKRKVKENNDKLAALEKDVKDAKKNKEDAEKRYRNELKKQQEERNEIVARKRREYEEKLRKLENDERDYRTKKENLEATHRTNYGEKETALAWFKQHKEDTWSE, from the coding sequence ATGAAGGTCAGCGAGACGGATGGCGAAATGCTAAGCGTGTCAGTCGACAAGTTCAACGTCTGCAAGATTATCCGCTACGCTGGCCAACTTACGGAAATTAAAGAGTTGCAGAAGATCGGGAATGGCGAGGACGTTTTCATAATCAATCAAGGAAGCCTGTACATCTCATCGGGTGTCGGGATTGGAGGCAAATCCTACCCCCGGGGAATCAGTGCCAGTGCGTCAGTGACCATCTTTGACCAAACTGGCCAGTTTGATGCACGAGTTGATGACTCGGGATTTACCGGTAAGGGCTCGATTGACCGCTTCAAGCTTGGTGCGCTCGAAGTGTCTGCAGCCAGTGATGTGACGAAGCCGGCGACATTCGACATTGCCATGACCCAGGATGAGCAGAAGATCAAGGTCGATGGGATGATCCATTATCATGACATCAAACTGTTGGCGTTGGTAGATGCTGATTTACAAAAGCTGCCACCAATGTTCAATGCCCACCTGCTTCTTGAATTCACTGGGCAATACAAGATTGACTTCTTTTTCAACGCCAGCCTTGGCTCAGTCAAGAGCCTGTCTGAGGTGAACCTAGATTTCTCGGCCTTGATAGAGGGAGACTTGTTTGATCTGATCTGTGATGGGGTGAACTCGTTCCTGGACAGAACGCAGAAACTTGTGGATCAAGGTTTCGATAGTGCTAAGCAGAAACTAGAAAACGAGCTGAgtgaaaagaacaaggagCTCAAATCGTTGCAGGAGGATTTGGAAAGGCGCGACCAAGGGATGAAGGAGCATGAAAAGAAACGCCAACACGATCTCGAGgaggcaaagagaaaagtgaaGGAGAACAATGATAAGCTCGCAGCCCTGGAGAAAGATGTTAAGGACGccaaaaagaataaagaagacGCAGAGAAGAGGTACAGGAACGAATTAAAaaagcagcaagaagagcgcaACGAAATAGTGGCAAGGAAACGCCGGGAATATGAGGAAAAGCTGAGGAAATTGGAAAACGACGAACGGGATTACCGaaccaaaaaggaaaacctCGAGGCAACACACAGGACGAACTacggagagaaagagacTGCCCTTGCGTGGTTCAAACAACACAAAGAAGATACATGGAGTGAGTGA
- a CDS encoding uncharacterized protein (predicted protein) — protein MISKKLKKQCMTGMTDGTMPHGWIKALMSICNSKEQKAIRDAEGKLDANKSNILEIIQENDNKIRELEENNERKVLQQEYDNKRAECTKLENAVHTVEHVLNSLQADFDNGIIAIKGEVTAWRDFLPRITRIEAKASSNALKSNEPIFVIVTAVYKGITKTFGVQWTPNSKSKPYDLYKAIGDSAKGSFPVPAGSS, from the exons ATGATTTCCAAAAAGCTCAAAAAACAATGCATGACTGGGATGACAGATGGAACAATGCCTCATGGTTGGATAAAAGCTTTGATGTCAATTTG TAATTCCAAGGAGCAGAAAGCCATCCGTGATGCAGAGGGTAAACTCGACGCAAACAAATCGAACATCTTGGAAATCATCCAGGAAAACGATAATAAAATCAGAGAGTTGGAAGAAAACAACGAGCGCAAAGTACTCCAGCAAGAGTACGATAACAAGCGAGCGGAGTGCACAAAGTTGGAAAACGCCGTCCATACCGTGGAGCACGTCCTGAACAGTCTGCAAGCTGACTTCGACAACGGCATCATAGCCATCAAGGGCGAGGTCACGGCGTGGCGCGATTTCCTGCCACGCATCACCCGGATTGAAGCAAAGGCCAGCAGCAACGCCCTCAAGAGCAACGAGCCCATTTTCGTGATCGTCACGGCGGTTTACAAGGGCATCACCAAGACATTTGGCGTGCAGTGGACGCCGAACTCGAAATCCAAGCCGTACGATCTGTACAAGGCTATTGGAGATTCCGCCAAAGGCAGCTTCCCGGTTCCTGCCGGTTCCAGCTAA
- a CDS encoding uncharacterized protein (predicted protein) — MSLQTPSPLLRLPSELRLEIYRHLFGIAPHTRLRVGEACLDSDLPHSTERSWRLSKAFEVYMHRPSPPNASEYAEMDYKHCSATEQSRRNIYREHRHLFLAILATCKTIYEEAMPFFYSSTFFAVSGNIAKASNWLYAMSHERRKYIRRLTFHFWSKALSECFSNQGNMEHLAKQLTYMDQIDVVELLITDTRTEDELLDFADAESQGIPQYAVSRRPCEPLVLFGVEQLEAVPNLGCLRIVGRIDRLLVYTEDKEYLKAFAEGRKRAGLGKENGHRPVVELVQL; from the coding sequence ATGTCACTTCAAACACCATCACCCCTCCTGCGACTGCCGTCCGAACTGCGGTTGGAAATCTACCGACACTTGTTTGGCATCGCCCCACACACTCGTCTCCGAGTGGGTGAGGCATGTCTGGACAGCGATCTGCCACACAGCACCGAAAGGTCGTGGCGTCTCTCGAAAGCATTCGAGGTCTACATGCACAGACCCTCGCCTCCAAATGCAAGCGAATACGCAGAAATGGACTATAAGCACTGCTCAGCGACGGAACAGTCCCGACGAAATATATACCGCGAACACCGACATCTGTTTCTCGCCATCCTGGCCACTTGCAAAACAATATACGAGGAAGCAATGCCATTCTTCTACTCGTCAACATTCTTCGCCGTATCGGGAAATATAGCAAAGGCTAGCAACTGGTTATATGCGATGAGCCATGAACGACGCAAATATATTCGGAGACTTACCTTCCACTTCTGGAGCAAGGCTTTATCGGAATGTTTCTCGAACCAGGGCAACATGGAGCACCTCGCTAAGCAATTGACATATATGGATCAGATTGACGTTGTGGAATTGCTGATCACGGATACACGGACGGAGGACGAGTTGTTGGATTTCGCGGATGCAGAAAGCCAAGGTATCCCGCAGTATGCTGTGTCTCGAAGGCCGTGCGAGCCACTGGTACTGTTTGGCGTTGAGCAGTTGGAAGCAGTGCCGAACCTGGGATGTTTACGTATTGTGGGCCGTATTGATAGGCTATTGGTATACACTGAGGATAAGGAGTATTTAAAGGCCTTTGCAGAAGGCAGGAAGCGGGCTGGGCTTGGAAAGGAAAACGGGCATCGACCTGTGGTGGAGCTTGTGCAGTTATAG
- a CDS encoding sodium:neurotransmitter symporter family protein (sodium-neurotransmitter symporter) has protein sequence MVLVPYLKKIARWLAPPPPKSEDGRDQWPSRAAFLLAAMGGCAGQGNLLRYPSVVYNNYGLQWFIPYLLAVFLIAIPALILEISIGQAYRGGSVIAFNNINRRLKGVGLGPILVSFIVTQYFTVNLAWIMNYFRNSFYSPLPWEGRIEEFYMGDVIHNVDPVQGSLSEGNKDVVAFTKYPGLAVIGETVGWSAFIWFLIWVSIFRGVGLTGRVVYWTMGLPIVTTIIFVGRSLSLENASEGVRLLWATWRSSELASGTVWQTAVGQVFFSTGIGFGYFTSYASYNAKHSNAVMDAILICGSNVLFENFAAFAVFGVVGYLRRWPQEGERLGAFVVGFLTLPEAVLHMPGSNFWAILLFFTLVVLGFSSAFVMLDAVTTLAVDSGLKVSRPIIVTALTLISFLLCLPYCTEFGFYLLDGIDRWINNIALIFVVWSELVGATTVYRWTDVVGQTGLPAFVVYNFGYFGGQIVGISVGHGTENPSVGAGAGFGLYIVSVAVAVCIATTPEAEAARFWNRNAVLRRFWFLVFYSGNQLRRDLNQIIGGGRNWKIPVFWPVLLRYISAPVLAIIFSFAYPEFHTLRYDPMMIAGFILAHLCLLAMLLGLVLPRYYDCFIPPSRYGESTQGTIPNEPRPQDLGQPAMTSFHGTEIEAVPAVSALGDIQSLEFKSHSGHVGMKL, from the exons ATGGTTCTTGTGCCGTACCTGAAAAAGATCGCGAGATGGCTGGCGCCACCGCCCCCAAAGTCGGAAGATGGGCGCGATCAATGGCCCTCTCGCGCGGCCTTTCTTCTAGCAGCGATGGGTGGTTGCGCAGGACAAGGAAATCTGTTACGATACCCGTCGGTCGTGTATAACAACTATGGCTTGCAGTGGTTCATTCCTTACCTGTTAGCGGTGTTCCTTATCGCCATCCCCgccctcatcctcgaaatcTCGATCGGTCAGGCCTACCGCGGAGGCAGCGTGATCGCGttcaacaatatcaaccgACGGCTCAAGGGCGTGGGACTGGGCCCGATCCTGGTCAGCTTCATTGTCACACAGTACTTCACTGTCAACCTAGCTTGGATTATGAACTATTTTCGCAATTCATTCTACAGTCCCTTGCCATGGGAAGGTCGAATTGAAGAGTTTTATATGGGAGATGTCATTCATAATGTTGATCCCGTGCAAGGGAGCTTGAGTGAAGGCAACAAGGACGTGGTCGCGTTCACCAAATATCCCGGGCTTGCTGTAATCGGAGAGACCGTGGGTTGGAGCGCTTTCATTTGGTTCCTAATCTGGGTGTCGATCTTTCGCGGCGTGGGGCTGACGGGGCGCGTGGTCTACTGGACGATGGGTTTGCCGATTGTCACCACCATTATTTTTGTCGGCCGATCGTTGAGTCTAGAGAACGCCAGCGAAGGTGTACGCCTACTCTGGGCGACTTGGCGAAGCTCAGAGCTAGCATCCGGGACAGTGTGGCAGACAGCTGTCGGGCAAGTCTTCTTCTCTACGGGGATTGGGTTCGGCTATTTTACCTCCTATGCCTCCTACAATGCGAAGCATTCTAATGCCGTAATGGATGCCATCCTCATATGTGGCAGTAATGTCTTATTTGAGAACTTTGCGGCGTTCGCCGTCTTCGGTGTGGTGGGCTACCTAAGACGGTGGCCACAAGAGGGCGAACGACTGGGTGCCTTCGTGGTTGGCTTTTTGACGTTGCCTGAAGCAGTCCTTCACATGCCCGGGTCAAACTTCTGGGCGATTCTGCTCTTCTTTACTCTTGTGGTGCTCGGGTTTAGTTCGGCATTTGTGATGCTGGACGCGGTGACGACCCTAGCTGTCGATTCAGGCCTCAAGGTTTCGCGCCCGATAATCGTAACGGCATTGACTCTGATCTCCTTCTTGCTATGTCTTCCCTATTGCACCGAGTTTGGTTTCTATTTGCTAGACGGTATCGATCGGTGGATCAACAATATCGCCTTGATATTCGTAGTATGGTCCGAGCTGGTCGGCGCCACCACGGTCTACCGGTGGACCGACGTGGTTGGCCAAACAGGGCTACCAGCGTTTGTTGTGTATAATTTTGGCTATTTTGGTGGACAGATTGTCGGAATTTCAGTGGGTCATGGAACCGAAAATCCGTCTGTCGGAGCGGGCGCAGGCTTTGGATTGTATATTGTCTCTGTTGCTGTCGCGGTTTGTATCGCAACGACGCCGGAGGCGGAGGCAGCCAGGTTCTGGAATCGAAACGCAGTCCTCCGTCGGTTCTGGTTTTTGGTATTTTATTCG GGCAACCAACTGCGCCGCGACCTCAACCAAATCATCGGTGGCGGCCGAAACTGGAAGATTCCTGTCTTCTGGCCAGTGCTCCTCCGGTACATCAGTGCCCCCGTTCTGGCTATCATTTTCAGTTTTGCCTACCCAGAGTTCCACACTTTGCGGTATGATCCTATGATGATCGCTGGTTTCATCCTGGCTCATCTCTGCCTGCTGGCCATGCTGTTGGGTCTCGTCCTACCACGCTACTATGATTGTTTCATTCCACCAAGCCGCTACGGCGAGAGCACGCAAGGAACTATTCCGAACGAGCCCCGTCCGCAAGATCTCGGGCAACCAGCCATGACCTCCTTTCATGGCACGGAGATTGAAGCGGTCCCGGCAGTATCCGCTCTCGGAGACATACAATCCTTAGAGTTTAAGTCACATAGTGGTCATGTGGGAATGAAGTTATGA
- a CDS encoding uncharacterized protein (predicted protein), protein MKILSVAPSVNLGSVATSIPAVNFSRPNLGCSFAIGIGGSIIAHSEIPTREAVNRLVDVHQDVVKYGIQRRTILDSIALHIDLAVVYITLGRSHQSHILKGKVKIGVLNVMEEFRQVESINNAIHKPFSLLGLSLASVEQAYPEITSGVVDVTSHRELALAVAEILVNDLFLLFDLVVFCAGVNRIGRLCFRVSSLFLGSIFDGLGFFLFLFLIFFLLTLIGLVDLWRLGPNFNIQSCLLHGNFRAFNLEVSNITVYGQPS, encoded by the exons ATGAAGATCTTAAGTGTAGCACCGAGTGTTAACTTGGGATCCGTAGCGACCTCCATACCAGCAGTGAATTTCTCAAGGCCAAATTTGGGATGCTCCTTCG CTATCGGCATAGGAGGCTCGATTATTGCCCACAGCGAGATTCCTACAAGAGAAGCGGTGAATAGATTAGTAGACGTTCACCAAGATGTAGTAAAGTATGGTATACAACGACGTACCATCCTTGATAGTATAGCCCTTCACATTGATCTCGCCGTTGTCTACATAACCCTTGGACGCAGCCACCAGAGCCACATTCTTAAGGGTAAAGTCAAAATCGGTGTCCTTAACGTTATGGAAGAGTTCCGACAGGTTGAATCGATCAACAATGCCATACACAAGccattctctcttcttggtCTGAGCCTGGCGTCCGTAGAACAGGCCTACCCTGAAATTACGTCCGGAGTAGTCGATGTCACCAGTCACCGAGAACTTGCTCTTGCGGTTGCGGAGATTCTTGTCAatgacctcttccttcttttcgaTCTTGTCGTTTTCTGCGCTGGGGTCAATAGAATCGGGCGTCTTTGCTTTAGAGTTAGCAGCCTTTTCCTTGGGAGCATCTTCGATGGCCTTggattctttctctttctctttctcatcttcttccttctcaccCTGATTGGTCTTGTCGATCTTTGGCGGCTTGGCCCCAATTTCAATATCCAAAGCTGCCTTCTTCACGGTAATTTCCGTGCCTTCAATCTTGAAGTCAGTAACATCACCGTGTATGGCCAACCCAGCTGA